A section of the Clostridium omnivorum genome encodes:
- a CDS encoding CxxH/CxxC protein: MQGKSKNACEEHMDMAFDDFLIENEAFPNLCEAADEKCSYCDKKAKYVLKEASEI, from the coding sequence ATGCAAGGAAAAAGTAAGAATGCTTGTGAAGAACATATGGATATGGCTTTTGACGATTTTTTAATAGAAAATGAAGCTTTTCCAAATCTTTGTGAAGCTGCAGATGAAAAATGCAGCTATTGTGATAAAAAAGCAAAGTATGTGCTTAAAGAAGCTTCTGAAATATAG
- a CDS encoding SHOCT domain-containing protein yields the protein MFRAGFGFPAFMLLAMFLRLIFITLLIVFMGRRFRKFGRCKNSALVMLDNKFASGEITEDEYLKRRSILTQ from the coding sequence ATGTTTAGAGCAGGCTTTGGCTTCCCAGCTTTTATGCTTTTAGCAATGTTTTTAAGACTCATATTCATTACATTATTGATTGTATTTATGGGGAGACGTTTTAGAAAGTTTGGCAGATGTAAAAATAGCGCTCTAGTTATGCTAGATAATAAATTTGCCAGTGGTGAGATTACAGAAGATGAATATCTCAAGAGAAGAAGTATACTAACTCAATAG
- a CDS encoding GerMN domain-containing protein — protein sequence MKRIFGVFVLGVIMVSSVAFTACQKEDKVSINNKEKVKSITMPNEKDNAIDLALYFDSSTDEKKVEIAKEERLIQKEELLGELIMQELIKGPSVESKLKPILPKETRLLSFSIKDSIAYVNLSKEAKVSMTKSKEEASLKSIANSLTQLPSIVKIKLLIDSKEVDTLGGNYDISKPFGKDDIDARKK from the coding sequence ATGAAAAGAATATTTGGAGTATTTGTACTTGGGGTAATCATGGTATCTAGCGTAGCATTTACAGCATGTCAAAAGGAAGATAAGGTAAGCATAAATAATAAAGAAAAAGTTAAAAGTATAACTATGCCTAATGAGAAAGATAATGCTATAGATTTAGCTTTATATTTCGATTCCTCCACTGATGAAAAAAAGGTTGAAATAGCAAAGGAGGAAAGGCTTATTCAAAAAGAGGAACTTTTAGGTGAACTTATTATGCAGGAACTAATAAAAGGACCTTCTGTAGAAAGTAAATTGAAGCCAATACTTCCAAAGGAAACTAGATTATTGAGCTTTTCTATAAAAGATAGTATTGCATATGTAAATTTAAGCAAAGAGGCTAAGGTTTCTATGACTAAATCAAAGGAAGAAGCAAGCCTTAAAAGTATAGCTAACTCATTAACCCAGCTTCCATCCATAGTAAAAATTAAACTTCTAATTGATAGTAAGGAAGTTGACACCTTAGGTGGAAACTATGATATATCTAAGCCTTTCGGAAAGGACGATATTGATGCAAGGAAAAAGTAA
- a CDS encoding sensor histidine kinase, with translation MSFKTRLILSYVVMFVAPIILTIIAAAVMVVINVRAVAGSYGFEFKGNPVKQVMEKNQEAFDNIKVVASENPDVLRDKMYLENLEKELNKLNTSAVVRINNNIIYSSNNLKRLDLNEVLPEFGSATSGSYERALLGNEVTFMRHQDFYFTDKSQGTVFFITDMTPILKRVGRVVLYMCVVILLILIATDGILTYYVSKGVLRPIETLKNAANQIEEGNLEFEVKPASEDEIGELCTAFEKMRVKLKESINLQMQYENNRKELISNISHDLKTPVTAIKGYVEGILDGVADTPEKTERYIRTIYAKASDLDKLIDELFLFSKLDLNNLTFNFEQVDIKEYLEDCVQELSLGLEKDNISLNLNTEKITNPFVLVDNEKLKRVIINIVENASKYMDKEEGKIDIRLEENDDKVIIEIKDNGQGIPKEDIPCIFDRFYRTDKSRSSLTGGSGLGLAIVKRIIEEHEGKVWAESEEGKGTSIFFTLKTIKK, from the coding sequence ATGTCCTTTAAAACAAGATTGATATTGTCCTATGTGGTGATGTTTGTTGCGCCTATAATACTTACCATTATAGCAGCGGCTGTAATGGTAGTAATTAATGTAAGAGCTGTAGCTGGTTCCTATGGCTTCGAATTTAAAGGTAATCCAGTAAAACAGGTTATGGAGAAAAATCAGGAGGCCTTTGATAATATCAAAGTAGTAGCATCTGAAAATCCAGATGTGCTACGAGATAAAATGTATCTTGAAAATTTGGAAAAAGAGTTAAATAAGCTTAATACCAGCGCAGTAGTAAGAATAAATAACAATATTATATATTCGTCTAATAACTTAAAGCGGCTTGACTTGAATGAAGTCTTACCTGAGTTTGGCTCAGCAACTAGTGGAAGCTATGAACGCGCTCTTTTAGGAAATGAAGTCACTTTTATGAGGCACCAGGACTTTTATTTTACTGATAAAAGTCAAGGCACTGTATTTTTTATAACAGATATGACTCCAATTTTGAAGAGAGTAGGAAGAGTTGTTTTATACATGTGCGTAGTAATTTTGCTAATTTTAATAGCTACAGATGGAATACTTACCTATTATGTGTCTAAAGGAGTACTAAGACCAATAGAAACATTAAAGAATGCTGCAAATCAGATAGAGGAAGGAAATTTAGAATTTGAGGTTAAACCAGCTTCAGAGGACGAGATAGGAGAATTATGTACTGCTTTTGAAAAAATGAGGGTGAAACTAAAGGAATCTATTAATCTACAGATGCAATATGAGAATAATAGAAAAGAACTCATAAGCAATATTTCTCATGATTTAAAAACCCCTGTAACGGCTATTAAGGGTTATGTAGAGGGGATTTTAGATGGTGTAGCTGATACTCCTGAAAAAACAGAAAGGTATATCAGAACAATTTATGCTAAAGCGTCTGATTTAGATAAACTCATAGATGAATTATTTTTATTCTCCAAGCTGGACTTAAATAATCTAACCTTTAATTTTGAACAGGTGGATATTAAAGAATACTTAGAGGATTGTGTACAGGAATTGAGTTTAGGCTTAGAAAAAGACAATATATCCTTGAATTTGAATACTGAAAAGATTACTAATCCTTTTGTTCTAGTTGATAATGAAAAGTTAAAGAGAGTAATCATCAATATTGTTGAAAACGCCTCAAAGTACATGGATAAAGAAGAAGGAAAAATTGATATAAGGCTTGAAGAGAATGATGATAAAGTAATTATTGAAATCAAGGATAATGGCCAGGGAATTCCAAAGGAAGATATTCCGTGTATATTTGATAGATTTTATAGAACAGATAAATCTAGAAGCAGTTTGACAGGAGGAAGTGGACTGGGACTTGCAATTGTAAAACGAATAATAGAGGAGCATGAAGGCAAGGTCTGGGCTGAGAGTGAAGAGGGAAAAGGAACAAGTATCTTTTTTACTCTCAAAACAATTAAAAAGTAG
- a CDS encoding DUF2087 domain-containing protein, which yields MDDFIRNATIEDFKRGYVWDGKKAEFICLVCGEYIGENDVSIHTTNHGNAIERLLMLDKKYTGLTEIQKEFLDMVSNKHSDKEIAMKLACAESTVRNMRFALRERARQARAFLAVMELAEEKMPQITNPKLRVFPVKEEKRKALLPRFADLFEPDREYTEAEVKKIIKTIYEDDAIIRRYLVDYGYLSRNNDGSKYYKNCEENLMKNINKKEIIKNYKQQEIEMGIIQIHNTGNGYSYVDICANLYKPFESIKFQLNLGRFKIKKLQEDWAAYGENAFEFKVVEKLKPNEGSTDKEKVDDLKELLNIWIESQGENLQLYK from the coding sequence ATGGACGACTTTATTCGTAATGCAACTATAGAAGATTTTAAAAGAGGTTATGTATGGGATGGTAAAAAGGCAGAATTTATTTGTTTAGTATGTGGAGAATATATTGGTGAAAATGATGTTAGTATTCACACTACAAACCATGGAAATGCCATTGAAAGGCTTCTGATGCTGGATAAAAAATACACAGGATTGACTGAAATTCAAAAAGAGTTTTTAGATATGGTATCTAATAAACATAGTGATAAAGAAATAGCGATGAAGCTTGCATGTGCAGAATCTACAGTAAGAAATATGAGATTTGCATTGAGAGAAAGGGCAAGACAAGCACGGGCATTTTTGGCTGTTATGGAATTAGCTGAGGAAAAGATGCCTCAAATAACAAATCCCAAGCTGCGTGTTTTCCCTGTTAAGGAAGAGAAGAGAAAAGCATTATTACCAAGGTTTGCTGATTTGTTTGAGCCTGATAGAGAATATACGGAAGCAGAAGTAAAGAAAATCATTAAAACTATTTATGAAGATGATGCAATAATACGACGGTACCTGGTTGACTATGGGTACTTGAGCAGAAACAATGATGGAAGCAAATATTATAAGAATTGTGAGGAAAATCTTATGAAAAATATAAATAAAAAAGAAATTATTAAAAACTATAAGCAGCAAGAAATAGAGATGGGCATAATTCAAATACATAATACGGGTAATGGGTATTCTTATGTAGATATATGTGCAAATTTATATAAGCCCTTTGAATCTATTAAATTTCAATTAAATTTGGGTAGATTTAAAATTAAAAAGTTACAAGAGGATTGGGCTGCTTATGGAGAAAATGCCTTTGAATTCAAAGTTGTAGAAAAACTTAAACCTAATGAAGGCTCTACAGATAAGGAAAAGGTTGATGATTTAAAAGAACTTTTAAATATATGGATTGAAAGCCAAGGAGAGAACCTACAGTTATATAAATAA
- a CDS encoding response regulator transcription factor: MKKILIIEDEKSIAELERDYLEINSYSVDIEYSGDSGLRRAKNGEYDLIILDLMLPKVDGFEICKQIRLESNIPILMVSARKEDIDKVRGLGLGADDYIIKPFSPGELVARVKAHLARYDRLIGDKKEKKEEIRIRGIYIDKLSRRVFLNDDEIMFTTKEFDLLSFLAEHPNRVFSKNEIFERIWGVDSLGDIATVTVHIGKLREKLEVNPARPQYIETVWGVGYRFKL, encoded by the coding sequence ATGAAAAAAATACTTATCATTGAAGATGAAAAGAGTATTGCGGAACTTGAAAGAGACTATCTTGAGATTAATTCCTATTCTGTGGATATTGAATATAGCGGCGATAGTGGGCTAAGAAGGGCAAAAAACGGGGAATATGATTTAATAATACTTGATTTGATGCTTCCTAAGGTGGATGGGTTTGAAATTTGCAAGCAGATTAGGCTTGAAAGCAATATTCCTATATTAATGGTCTCCGCAAGAAAAGAGGACATAGATAAGGTTAGAGGTCTTGGTCTTGGGGCTGATGACTATATTATAAAACCCTTTAGTCCAGGTGAGTTAGTAGCAAGGGTAAAAGCTCACCTGGCTAGGTATGACAGACTTATTGGAGATAAAAAAGAGAAGAAAGAAGAAATAAGAATTAGGGGGATTTATATAGATAAGCTGTCAAGAAGGGTGTTTTTAAATGATGATGAAATTATGTTTACTACTAAGGAGTTTGACTTGCTATCATTTTTAGCTGAGCATCCTAATAGGGTATTCAGTAAAAATGAAATTTTTGAAAGGATCTGGGGCGTTGATTCTCTCGGAGATATAGCTACGGTTACCGTTCATATAGGAAAGCTAAGGGAAAAACTAGAGGTAAATCCAGCAAGGCCTCAGTATATTGAAACTGTTTGGGGTGTTGGATATAGATTTAAATTATAA
- a CDS encoding SRPBCC family protein, producing MPKQLVVKKEIEINADISKVWNALINPKLIKQYLFGTEAISEWNIGSPIIFRGKWEGKTYEDKGLILKLITNKIFQYAFWSPLSGLEDKSENYANITYELIKKGEDTLLTINQDNIITDEMFNRVYQNWEIILKGLKETVEKNANSH from the coding sequence ATGCCTAAACAATTAGTTGTAAAGAAAGAAATTGAAATTAATGCTGATATATCTAAAGTTTGGAATGCGTTGATAAATCCTAAATTGATAAAACAGTATTTATTTGGTACTGAAGCAATTTCTGAATGGAACATTGGAAGTCCTATAATTTTTAGAGGAAAGTGGGAAGGGAAGACTTATGAGGACAAGGGTCTAATTTTGAAATTAATAACAAATAAGATTTTCCAATATGCTTTTTGGTCTCCACTTTCTGGCTTGGAAGATAAATCAGAAAACTATGCAAATATAACTTATGAACTAATTAAGAAAGGTGAAGATACTTTACTTACAATCAATCAAGACAACATTATAACAGATGAAATGTTTAATCGAGTTTATCAAAATTGGGAGATCATTCTCAAAGGATTGAAAGAAACAGTTGAAAAAAATGCTAATAGCCATTAG
- the rlmH gene encoding 23S rRNA (pseudouridine(1915)-N(3))-methyltransferase RlmH — protein MNITLITVGKIKEKYLKDAITEYSKRLSRYCKLEILELQDEKTPDNASEKEELQIKSKEGEAILKCVKDNMYVVALAIDGKMLSSEELAAFIKEAGVRGNSNIAFVIGGSLGLSKEVLNRADYKLSFSKMTFPHQLMRVILLEQVYRGFRINAGEPYHK, from the coding sequence ATGAACATAACACTTATTACAGTTGGAAAAATAAAAGAAAAATATCTTAAAGATGCAATAACAGAGTATTCAAAGCGCCTAAGCAGATATTGTAAACTAGAGATTCTTGAGCTTCAAGATGAAAAAACACCGGACAATGCCTCAGAAAAAGAAGAGCTTCAAATAAAGTCCAAAGAAGGAGAAGCTATATTAAAGTGCGTAAAGGATAACATGTATGTAGTGGCACTTGCTATAGATGGGAAGATGCTCTCCTCAGAAGAACTGGCAGCCTTTATAAAAGAAGCTGGGGTTAGGGGAAATAGCAATATTGCCTTTGTAATTGGAGGCTCTTTAGGGCTTTCAAAAGAGGTACTAAACAGAGCTGATTATAAGCTTTCATTTTCAAAGATGACCTTTCCTCATCAGCTTATGAGGGTTATACTCTTAGAACAGGTTTATAGAGGGTTTAGGATTAATGCAGGGGAACCGTACCATAAGTAA
- a CDS encoding CD3324 family protein — translation MSYSNARDIFPNEVLEIIQKYVDGEYIYIPKKEENKIAWGELTESKNELLKRNTSIYEDYLKGMSTQLLSAKYYLSPKTIQRIVSEMKKCINIECAT, via the coding sequence ATGAGCTATTCAAATGCGAGAGATATTTTCCCTAATGAGGTATTAGAAATAATTCAAAAATACGTGGACGGTGAATACATTTATATACCGAAGAAAGAGGAAAATAAGATTGCATGGGGTGAACTAACCGAGAGTAAAAATGAACTTTTGAAGAGGAATACAAGTATATATGAAGATTATCTAAAAGGAATGTCTACACAATTACTTTCAGCGAAGTATTATCTGTCACCTAAGACTATACAAAGAATTGTTTCAGAAATGAAAAAGTGCATTAACATAGAATGTGCTACCTAA
- a CDS encoding GNAT family N-acetyltransferase, translating into MIIKTNLSKPIYDFLNKNRLINLNLIGFLENVPDAEVYVDNETCPTGVVARKDYFSSLYTENDDFLNEVLDTLYKDGFYGFRAVHRPIAEKIRSRFIVNWESLNALYYLPEKEVDLSRIKNPVKPIDIKDAEIINHYYTYKDEISLNKIKDDIENRPSSAIYVDGDIASWVLIHNDNSMGIMYTKEEYRGRGYAEEVTLDLANKILKSGRVPFLTIVDGNNMSPGLAKKCGFVHEGVFTDWFGIISGTPKELIHWHDDCDKKFEKAIETVREQLSTNTNKLDCMYIINGMANNPMLIPENLQIEVAETMEEKLIWCTTLAEGLDISSDKRKDFIEKVMSIVTSKEYEFKLILGTIDGKPTSTTAFLRLFDDLSGIYMSSVTVNADKDKILAATLSKALKKIEEYNMYLSFVNSDESALDLYKEIGFTHSHYRKL; encoded by the coding sequence ATGATAATTAAAACAAACCTTAGCAAACCAATATATGACTTTTTAAATAAGAATAGGCTTATTAATCTTAACTTAATTGGTTTCTTAGAAAATGTACCTGATGCAGAGGTATATGTTGATAACGAAACTTGTCCTACTGGAGTAGTAGCAAGAAAAGACTATTTCAGCAGCTTATATACTGAGAACGATGACTTTCTTAATGAAGTTCTTGATACCTTGTATAAGGATGGCTTTTATGGGTTCAGAGCAGTACACAGGCCTATCGCAGAAAAAATAAGAAGCAGATTTATCGTTAATTGGGAAAGCTTAAATGCACTTTATTATCTTCCGGAAAAAGAAGTTGATTTAAGCCGAATAAAGAATCCTGTAAAACCAATTGATATAAAGGATGCAGAAATTATAAACCATTACTACACCTACAAGGATGAGATAAGCCTTAACAAAATAAAGGATGATATAGAAAATAGACCCTCTTCTGCAATATATGTTGACGGTGATATTGCCTCCTGGGTGCTTATTCATAACGATAACTCAATGGGTATTATGTATACTAAGGAGGAATATAGGGGAAGAGGATATGCAGAAGAGGTTACCCTTGACCTTGCAAACAAGATATTAAAATCAGGCCGTGTGCCCTTTCTTACAATAGTTGATGGAAATAACATGTCCCCAGGACTTGCAAAAAAATGTGGGTTTGTACATGAAGGTGTTTTCACTGACTGGTTTGGAATTATTTCAGGAACTCCTAAAGAACTAATTCACTGGCATGATGACTGTGATAAAAAATTTGAAAAAGCAATTGAAACAGTAAGGGAACAACTATCAACCAATACAAACAAGCTGGATTGCATGTATATTATTAACGGTATGGCAAATAACCCAATGTTAATTCCAGAGAACCTCCAAATTGAAGTTGCTGAGACCATGGAAGAAAAGCTTATTTGGTGTACCACTCTTGCAGAAGGATTAGATATAAGCAGTGACAAAAGAAAGGATTTCATTGAAAAGGTCATGAGCATTGTAACAAGTAAAGAATATGAATTTAAGTTGATTTTAGGAACTATTGATGGAAAGCCTACTTCTACTACAGCATTTTTAAGGCTATTTGATGATCTTAGCGGCATTTATATGAGTTCTGTAACTGTAAACGCTGATAAAGATAAAATTCTTGCAGCAACCTTATCTAAAGCATTAAAGAAGATAGAAGAGTATAATATGTATTTGTCCTTTGTAAATTCCGATGAATCAGCACTGGATTTATACAAAGAAATAGGCTTTACTCATAGTCATTACAGGAAACTATAA
- a CDS encoding alpha/beta fold hydrolase, producing the protein MIDKENNTKRAFTHRKIVVKGIPVHVVEAGSTLKPVVFFIHGWPTCWLEFKTVMTLLSNNYHVVAIDIPGVGDSEIPLQSYRKRNIAEYVHDVMDTLNLSDVTLVGCDVGGQVTYAFLKNYPSIVSRAVIMNVAIPGVEPWDTVKSNPYIWHFAFHSVPELPELLVTGNEQKYFSYFYDALAGKSKKMSEAQRKLYAEAYSRPSALKAGFDFYRCFTLDEKDNIQAKDDIVSVPILYLRGQDEHTNIETYMKGFRDNGLQNIESKVIESCGHFSAEEQPEKVTEAISEFIRNISNDI; encoded by the coding sequence ATGATAGATAAAGAAAATAATACAAAGCGAGCCTTTACACATAGGAAAATTGTTGTAAAAGGGATACCTGTTCATGTAGTTGAAGCTGGCTCAACATTGAAGCCAGTAGTATTTTTTATTCATGGGTGGCCTACATGTTGGTTGGAATTCAAAACTGTGATGACGCTTCTTTCTAATAATTATCATGTAGTTGCCATTGACATACCTGGTGTAGGTGACTCAGAAATCCCACTACAGTCATACAGAAAGCGAAATATAGCAGAGTATGTACACGATGTTATGGACACCTTGAATTTATCCGATGTTACGTTAGTCGGATGTGATGTCGGGGGACAGGTAACTTATGCCTTTTTGAAGAACTATCCCAGCATAGTTTCACGCGCGGTAATTATGAATGTTGCCATTCCTGGAGTTGAGCCGTGGGATACGGTAAAAAGCAATCCATATATTTGGCATTTTGCTTTTCATTCTGTACCCGAGTTACCTGAATTACTTGTTACAGGCAATGAACAGAAATACTTTTCTTATTTCTATGATGCTCTTGCAGGAAAGAGTAAAAAAATGAGTGAGGCTCAAAGAAAATTATATGCTGAAGCATATAGCCGTCCAAGTGCCTTAAAAGCAGGATTTGATTTTTACAGATGTTTTACCTTGGATGAAAAAGATAATATTCAAGCAAAAGATGATATTGTATCGGTGCCGATTCTATATTTGCGTGGGCAAGATGAACACACTAACATTGAAACCTACATGAAAGGATTTAGAGACAACGGACTACAAAATATAGAATCAAAAGTAATTGAAAGCTGTGGACACTTTTCGGCAGAGGAGCAGCCTGAAAAAGTTACAGAAGCCATTAGTGAATTTATAAGGAATATAAGTAATGACATTTAG
- a CDS encoding DUF1062 domain-containing protein, with the protein MSYLNKYQWELVPENLPIVKRNCPKCNQKSHYISKEKFRVNANKNNIDIWLIYECEKCKSTWNMTIYERIKPNDINKYEYEKFLSNDKELAREYAFNLSVYNKNKAEVILEDVNYKLIQRKLEAYYINENELVIEIICKYPIEMRVDKLISDKLGLSRSKIKEKHRKGVFFINDDKNSLDIKVRDGMEIHVLKEVENIEVLQAII; encoded by the coding sequence ATGAGCTATTTAAATAAATATCAATGGGAACTAGTTCCCGAGAATTTACCAATAGTAAAAAGAAATTGTCCTAAATGTAATCAAAAATCACATTATATAAGCAAAGAAAAATTTAGAGTTAACGCAAATAAAAATAACATTGATATCTGGCTAATTTATGAATGTGAAAAATGTAAATCTACTTGGAATATGACAATATATGAAAGAATAAAGCCTAATGATATTAATAAATATGAATATGAAAAATTTCTTTCTAATGACAAAGAATTGGCTAGAGAATATGCCTTTAATTTGAGTGTATATAATAAAAACAAAGCTGAAGTTATTTTAGAAGATGTAAATTACAAGTTAATCCAAAGAAAATTAGAGGCATACTATATAAATGAAAATGAACTAGTTATTGAAATAATTTGTAAGTATCCAATAGAAATGAGAGTGGATAAGCTCATAAGTGATAAACTTGGACTTTCAAGAAGCAAAATAAAAGAGAAGCATAGAAAAGGAGTCTTCTTCATCAATGATGATAAAAATTCATTAGATATAAAAGTAAGAGATGGGATGGAGATACATGTTTTGAAGGAAGTAGAGAATATAGAAGTTTTACAAGCTATAATATAA
- a CDS encoding SEC-C metal-binding domain-containing protein, translating into MSLYKEWTDMVVEYVKTRGEAAFWKEYGTIEKNIYTKILANHKDTIKGNVKTLAPEYGADEIFFMGFLDGINESLAENINLEEIDADTEIEIKIDFEKLYFNMLDAKADYLYTLPQWEAILSPEKRKEIQVKYRESKTVVNENKIGRNDPCPCGSGKKYKKCCGK; encoded by the coding sequence ATGAGCCTATACAAAGAGTGGACAGATATGGTTGTTGAATATGTAAAGACAAGAGGGGAAGCAGCCTTCTGGAAGGAATATGGAACAATAGAAAAAAATATATACACAAAAATATTAGCTAATCATAAAGATACTATAAAAGGTAACGTAAAGACCTTAGCACCAGAATATGGAGCTGATGAAATATTCTTTATGGGATTCCTTGATGGAATAAATGAAAGCCTTGCTGAAAATATTAATTTAGAAGAAATTGATGCAGATACAGAAATTGAAATAAAGATTGACTTTGAAAAGTTATATTTCAATATGCTTGATGCTAAGGCTGATTATCTATATACTCTTCCACAATGGGAAGCAATTCTTTCACCAGAAAAGAGAAAAGAAATTCAAGTTAAATATAGAGAATCAAAGACAGTTGTAAATGAAAACAAGATAGGAAGAAATGATCCATGTCCATGCGGCAGTGGAAAGAAATATAAAAAGTGCTGTGGTAAATAG
- a CDS encoding MBL fold metallo-hydrolase, which produces MIFCSLYSGSSGNSIFVSSGNAKILVDVGMPGKSIEQALKSIGQKPEELDGIFITHEHTDHTKGVGVLSRKYDIPVYANEPTWRGMENTVGKIKEHNIKVISEECVTIKDMDIINFSIPHDAASPSGYAVNDGKKKTCIATDLGYFSDEVKLAIKDADVLLLESNHDIEMLKFGPYPYSLKRRILSEVGHLSNEDCGRAIVDITDGKQKKIILGHLSKTNNYPELAYQTVVNTIRESGLQLNKDLILTVAKRDMPSNYIEF; this is translated from the coding sequence ATGATTTTTTGTTCTTTATATAGTGGTAGCAGTGGCAACAGTATATTTGTATCCTCCGGCAATGCTAAAATTCTTGTTGATGTTGGAATGCCAGGCAAGAGTATAGAACAGGCATTAAAGAGTATAGGACAAAAGCCTGAGGAACTTGACGGTATTTTTATAACTCATGAACATACAGACCATACCAAGGGAGTAGGGGTATTATCAAGAAAGTACGATATTCCTGTGTATGCAAATGAGCCTACTTGGAGAGGAATGGAGAATACTGTTGGAAAGATAAAAGAACACAACATTAAAGTAATTTCTGAAGAATGTGTAACTATAAAAGACATGGACATAATTAATTTTAGCATTCCACATGATGCAGCTTCTCCTTCAGGATATGCTGTTAATGATGGAAAAAAGAAGACTTGCATAGCTACAGATTTAGGGTACTTTTCTGATGAGGTAAAGTTAGCGATTAAGGATGCAGATGTGCTTCTTTTAGAGAGCAATCACGATATTGAAATGCTTAAGTTTGGACCATACCCTTATAGTTTAAAAAGAAGAATACTAAGTGAAGTTGGACACTTATCTAATGAAGATTGTGGTCGAGCTATTGTAGACATTACAGATGGTAAACAAAAGAAAATTATTCTTGGACACCTAAGTAAAACTAATAATTATCCAGAACTTGCGTATCAAACTGTGGTAAATACCATAAGAGAAAGCGGCCTACAGCTTAATAAGGATTTAATTCTTACTGTGGCCAAAAGAGATATGCCAAGCAACTATATTGAATTTTAG
- a CDS encoding helix-turn-helix transcriptional regulator encodes MQINRLFEIVYLLLYKKRTTAKELAEHFEVSVRTILRDIETLSAAGIPIYSLQGKGGGISILDNYILNKTTISDNEQNQILFALQSMSSTNHIDVSDVLSKLCILFNKTGNSWIEVDFSSWTNWKPDKERFETLKDAVIGKQAVSFTYLSSQGDITHRTAYPLKLIFKVKSWYMQGYDLLKQDYRTFKIIRMQDIRILSKNFADKQFHLPPIEIPTNTSYSLTHLKLRVAHQAAYRIYDEFNQKHILQDEDGSLLVSISLPEDDWLYGFLLSFGTSVEILEPLYVKEKLLHKIDEIKKFHTQSIT; translated from the coding sequence ATGCAGATAAATAGACTTTTTGAAATTGTATATCTATTGCTTTATAAGAAACGTACAACAGCCAAAGAATTAGCAGAACATTTTGAGGTTTCCGTAAGAACAATACTACGCGATATAGAGACTTTATCGGCGGCAGGTATTCCTATTTATTCTTTACAGGGGAAGGGTGGAGGTATATCTATCCTTGATAATTATATTTTGAATAAGACTACAATTTCTGATAATGAGCAAAATCAGATTCTATTTGCTTTGCAAAGTATGTCATCCACAAATCATATTGATGTTAGTGATGTACTTTCGAAACTCTGTATCCTCTTTAACAAAACAGGTAATAGTTGGATTGAAGTTGATTTTTCATCCTGGACCAATTGGAAACCTGACAAAGAGAGATTCGAAACACTGAAAGATGCTGTTATCGGAAAGCAAGCCGTATCATTTACTTATCTAAGCTCCCAGGGTGACATCACACATAGAACAGCATATCCGTTAAAACTTATATTTAAAGTAAAATCCTGGTATATGCAAGGATATGATCTTTTGAAACAGGACTACAGAACTTTCAAAATTATCAGGATGCAAGATATTAGGATTCTATCAAAAAACTTTGCAGATAAACAGTTTCATCTTCCGCCAATTGAAATTCCAACTAATACTTCATATTCATTAACCCATTTGAAGCTACGTGTTGCTCACCAAGCAGCATACAGGATTTATGATGAATTTAATCAAAAGCACATATTACAAGATGAAGATGGTTCACTTCTTGTATCCATAAGTTTGCCAGAGGATGATTGGTTATATGGATTTCTTCTGTCCTTTGGTACTTCTGTTGAAATTTTAGAACCTCTATATGTAAAGGAAAAGCTACTTCATAAGATTGATGAAATAAAAAAGTTTCATACCCAAAGTATAACATGA